The genomic region taagttcgatttagtccatttttttgttatttttgctattttattattaaattaattaatttaatattactattactattattatttttccctttttattttattatttatttacttgttattattaccatattattaaaatttaattagttttgcattattatttcaattatatttcttttcatatttatttacctaaatattttaaatacatttattttattatatcattttatttatctatatagtATATcctttcatataatttttaattttaagatttttattattgttattattattattattaccatcatcatatcattattattattattaccattattattattattattattattattattattactattattaaattgttttacacaatatttatttatttatttctataatattaGGTCTTTACTTtagctttaaattttgtttactttttttggtATTATATTGTTGATAATATAAGTAATGAGTTGcttatatttctaaatataattttatgtttcttatatataaataaaaataaagcatgcCACCACGTGAAGAGATCCCGACTAAAGGATTGGAGGGTGCACCAAGTAATGATATAGGTTGGCACTTTGGAACTCCAGTGCCAAATGCGAGAGGAAGTATCGTATGTAAACTTTGTGGTAAAGTTGTGAAAGGAGGAATAACACGACTTAAAGAGCACATTGCTCATAAAACCGGCAATGTTGCACCACGCCCTAATGTTACTGGTATGtgatactttattattattattaaatgttattgtaaatttatcaataaagattatatataattgataataatataaagtgtgaattatttttattttgttaacagGTGTCATTAGAGAAAGTATGATGAATGTACTAAAAGAAAGCAATACaaagaaaatagacaaaaagaggagaaaagatGAATTCTTATCTCAATTAACATAAGAGGAGGATGAGCACGAGGGATTGGTTGATGAGGTTTCTGCTATAAGTCAAGCAACTCGAGAAAGTATCCAATCACAACACGAGTGGCATAGAAGGGAAGAATTCAGACGAAGTACTGGTGGTTGGGATAACATTTATGAAGAAGGGCGATCTTCTCATGGATTAGCTAGAGAACATAATAGAGAAAGAACAAGTAAATCTATCCCAGGTGAGTCTGAGTTTACCTTAAGGGGAGCTATACCTGAATTGGTTAGAAGCAAAAGTTCAAAGCAACCAAAGGTCAATGACTCTTTTTTAAAGAGTTTTCGAAGGAAGATAGGTGAAGCGGtatctaaatttataatatatgaaagaCTTCCTTTTCAATTAGCAAGCTCTCCATGTTTGTATAACTTAATTCAAGTGGCAACAGAAGTTGGACAAGGTGTAAAACTTCCAACACCTTATGAGGTTTCAGATGTGTATTTGGAGTCAGAGTATCAACGAGTTCATGATTGGGTAAATGTACTAAAGACTCATTGGAAAGAATTGTGTGCAACTCTAATGTGTGATGGTTGGACCAACAGTTTGAATCAAATGCACATCATTAATTTCCTTGTTTATTGCAGTAAAGGAACCATTTTTTGGAAATCGGTAGATGTCTCAAGTGTCCGTAGTAGAGATGCTGAATTCTGCTACTGTTTGTTAGATTCAGTTGTAGAAGAAATTGGAGAAAATTACATTGTCTAAATAGTGATTGATAATGAGGCAGCAATGAAAGCTgctggaaaaaaattaatgttgaaaAGACAACATCTATATTGGACCTCATGTGCAGCTCACTGTTTAGATTTATGCCTTGAAGATATTGGGAAAAAGCCCAGTGTAGCAAAAGTGTTAAATGAGGCAAAGAAAGTGACTTGCTTTATATACAATCACATTTGGACTGTTGATTTGATGAAGAAGTATACACAAGGGAAACAAATACTTCGACCCGCTCTTACTCGATTTGCAACTCATTTCATTCAACTTGAAGAGATAACAAGACAAAAGCAAggtttgagagaaatgtttaattcaaaggtcagtattttataattagttaatataattacttaaatatagtAACCTTTAGTGATTTTATTAgttccaaataatttaaattatattattttaaaatttttcttatgaATATATAGGAATTTAAAGATCAAATTGGGAAAGCAAAAGTCAAGGCCTGCTTATGAAgccaaaaaaattgttttgggaaaagatttttggaaaaaagtcAATGACCTCATAAAAGTTTATGAGCCCTTAGTAAGAGTATTGAGACTTGTGGATAGCGATGAAAAACCAACGATGGGCTTTATTTATGAGGCTGTTGATAGAGCTAAACGAGCAATTCAACAAAATTGTCGATATTTCACAGAGTATGAAAAGATTATTGACAATAGATGGAATTTTATGCATTTCGACTTGCATTCAGCTGGTAAGATAAAATGTTTCATATAATTaagaactatttttatattttattattttaagctttagattattattatttgatgatattcttataaattatacTTAGGTTATTTTCTCAACCCTCAATTCCAATTTGGGGTGGAGCATTCTGAGAATGTACTAATAGAAACATTAGAAGGTACACGATCAgtaattgaaagattagaaCCTTCTATGGATACTCAAGTCAGAATGGTTAATCAGGTTAGATTCAACTACTATTATTCGTAACttagttaaataatttgaaatagaatttttattttcatttttactctatcttttatttatgcAGTTGTTACTATTTAGAGATAAACATGAGACATTAGGTACTTCACAAGCACAAAGAGCTTGGAAGCAAATGAATCCGGGTAaacagttaattaaattatttaatttaatttatattatttaattatattgtacattttaaagttattttgaaatttaaataatattatgcaGTTGAGTGGTGGATGATATACGGCACATGTGTTCCCGAATTACAAAAATTAGCAATTAAAGTGCTTAGTCAAACAACTTCAGCATCAAATTGCGAACGAAATTGGAGCACATTTAGTTATATTCATACCAAGGCAAGAAATaggttaaagtataaaaaacttgaaaaactaGTGTTTACCTATTATAATATGAGGCTTAAGATGAGGCATCAACAAAAAATGAGCACTGGTGATATAAATGCTAGTTTTAATCCTATCAGCCTTGATTATATCTTTGAAGGTGTTGATCCACTATCAGAATGGCTTCATGAGAAAGAGAATCCATTGTTAGATGGTGAAAATGCCGGTGTGTTGCCTTTGGATACCTCTGATGATGAAATGGATGTTGATCAATCGCAACAACAAATTTTGTCACATTCAAGTTCTAGTTCAACTCCAAGTCAGAGTGGCGATGGACCCGATGGTGGTGGTTTAAGTCCAATTGATGAGGATGACGGATATAGTGGTGATAGAGGTGAAATTAGGTCTTCTAGTCAGTATGGAGGAGAATATGGGGGTGGTACCACTGGTGGACATTTTCGTGACAAATCAGAGTTTGATGGAAATATGTTTCCTGAACCTAGGAGAGATAGAAGTGAACCTAGAGCTCCATCAAAGGGAAAAGGCAAGAAGCATACTTCTATAGGCTCTTCATCTGGTAGGAGATCGAGTTCTAGTAACCTTGGGTATAGTGATTCATCTACTAGCACTCAAGGTTTTTATCCACCAGAACAGCCTTCACATGGTTATCCACAACCATATGGTTATTATCCACCATTTCCTAATTATGGTGTGCCATACCAGCCTCAAATGCATCCTCCTCCACCAATGTATCACCCACCTCCACCTTTCATGTATCCTCCTCCTCAAATATATCCTCCATATCAATTGAATGAAAACCAAGGTGAAAATGTTACTTTTTTTGGATATATTTTTGGACAAAGGGCAAGAGAATCAAGTCAAGAACGCTCCCAAAGTGAAGGTGAAGGATTTGATCTTCCTCGTCATTCCACTAATTGGTGAAAACTAAATCGTGCCATTATCATTATTTGTAAGgtatgtttttttaaagaaatcttTTGTTATTgttcttaattttgatgatattaaaacatttaaaataatatatatctttaGATAAATGAATGaagtatattttatgaaaagataATGAAGAATCGAAgcatgttaaattatatatgaaagtaGAATGAGATGAGAATAAGTGGTAGGAAATAGGAATAATTAATGAGAATCTAttcattaatttatctattcctttttccttttgcaaAGATAGAATGTTTATATCTTCACTATCTTCAAAGTCACAAGAAATATTGAAAACATCTCTCATGTAtgaattttcaattcttttatctataaaactttcaaacttattaaatatgataaatgtttaatatttccttcttcttttttactttgttattaGTTAATATAACATTCTTAGAAAATtcgtaaataaatataagaataattaatgattataaaagttgtgttctcATGTCatattgttcataagtgttagaaaacactctaaaaatcattaaaagtgactttttataattataattataattactatgTTTTACAGTAAGTTGTgcgaatttgaaaaaaattcacgACCGCGATACCCGCCGTGACCGCAATAGCGTCCGTTATTTCCGCGACCGCGACAAACACGACGCGACCTAAAACGCGACCGCGACCGCAATTTAAATCCCTGATTAACAGGACGCAGAGCTGTAGACATAAACCAGGGGCCAAATGATCAAAACCTTGTACTCCAGGTATGTAACAACCTCTTATTCAAACAGATTAAGGTTCTAAAGTTTTCAAGAACTGCGGCATATTAACCATGTGGGCGGCCCATTTTTCAGGTTAGGCACATACTGAATGACCGGAAAAAACTACGTAAGTTGATTGATCCAGATATGGGTCGAAATTCATACACCATTGAATCTATACCTATGTTTGCAAAACTGGCATCATGATGTGTCCGTGTTGAGAGTGGAGACCGACCCTCGATGCCAAAACGTGTAAAAGAACTCCAATTGGTTTTCTGTACAAATGTAGAAGGCAGAGGTGTGGGTTTCAGGATAGGTTGAAAAATGCAAATTCTTTACCTGCAGTGAAACTTATAATATCAACAATAAGGATGCTCTGAATTAAGAGGAAACACTATTACCATGTGAATTTGATAAGAGGGATGAAAATTACAGAGTTTGGGTTATCTCTGAGTCAAACGTTAAAACAAAACAAGTTCGAGAGTGGCTTCATGGTAAAGAGCCTGTAAAACTTGAAGCGATAATATTTCCTCACATTTTTGTTCTAGTCTAGCAGGACCAGTTTGTTTGCTAACGTTTTGCTTAGCGCAATAAATCCTACACATCGTATGCATATTACATAAACAAAGTGAACTAGTAAGTATTCTGCACGGAATAAAATATGTCAACAAACAGTCCactttatatttcattttgggCTGTGAACTAGAATTTAGATTTcggtttagattttaaaattttaatattgaaatttatgatttctaaatttattattttcaaatattttattgggaattaaaatattttaaatttaagaatttgagttaatcaaaatttgtttattgGATAATTCAGATTTAGATTTGgatttcaacaaattttaaatcttaaaatatatttttaaatttaattatttagtagAATTTTGAGCATAGTTATTTGAATTGGATTGGACCGGATGGTCAGACTGGAAATTAATTGGGATACTGGTCCGAAGAAAAGCATTAAACCAATTAATTCAGGAACAAATCTGAATTGATTGAACCAGAAAAAAACCGGTTGATCGAGTGGTTGAATCGGTTGAactagattttttatttttattaatttttaatgatttatttaatggaGCTAGACGGGTTGGTTGTACCAATCAACCGCTCATACTAGCCAAATCGGTTGGACCTGCAAATTGGTGGCCTGATCAATCCCAcgataattttagttttgaaaaccttgattttgaatgaaacaaatgttttttCTACTTTGTTATGAACAATTTAGGATAAAATCGATTGCTTCTATATACTATTTTGAGGagcctttctttttcttttttttttgaattataccTTGGCGAACGGAATGTAACTTtccattttatacatttttgggttaaaatattaaagaaaactCTCAACTTTTTCGTATTATGTATACAagtcatttatattttgtttacgcctaaagaaaataagataatttgattttacttAAATAAGTGGACTTACTTaggtataaattaaaagttaggTGTTTATAAATTGAAGTTGTGGAAATTATGctataaatgaatattttgaatACGTATCCTGCATTAAATTACatgcataaaaatttaatactattttCAGAACTAGATCAAACCGGCCGATCAAACTAATTAGATTGGGAACTAGGTAAGATACTAGTCCAGAATAAGGGGCATACTAGTTGACCTGTGAACTGATTGAATCAATCAGATCGGCTAGTCGGACTGATTATATTGTTCGAACCAGCGATCGAACCAATTGAACtgattttcactatttttactattttttatttttaataatttattcaatcgaACCGATCGGATCAGTTAAATTGAAAACTTGTGGTCTGATTGGTTTACTCATTGATCCGATTTTGAAAACCTTGAGCTTCgttaagtaaaattaattatttattgtttgggTTTTGAAAGTAGTGTAAGAGAAGAAAGAACATAAATGTTTCCATGTTTCTTTAATCAATCTTGGATTTTagaaatttcaagttttaaaaataaaaaatttaactcttaTGAAATTTAACTTGGatatccaattttttatttgttatccaaataaaaaaattgaattttcaaatacagatccaaaattttttacccaaatcatGGTTTccaaattatgaaaatggatttggatttgttcaaattcaaatctatttttttatccaaacaaaGAATTAGGATTtccaaatccaaatccaaatttttttaacccAAATCATGATTTCCAAACAAGCTGAAAAAAGGACGCCtccttttctctctttcttgtTGATAGGTTCCAACTAAAACAATGTagtatttaaatgttatttaagcaGAGCAGGAGAGACAAATCTAGTGAATTAGAAGTTCACTTAAGATTGTTGATGGGAAAATACGGTTTTGGTATTTGACAATGGTTCACTTTGAGGTTGAGAGTAGAATATGGTCTCCTAAGAGATAAGAGAGATGAGATTTTATTGTTCTCTTGAGTTGAGAGAATGAAATTGCTGATGGGAAAATACGAATTTGATGATAGatagctgtaacacccctaactcgtatccgtcgctaaaatagggttacgaagcattaccgtaaaaacataacttaaaattattcatttccaaacatttcataatcatagAAAAATCCATTCAAATATATGCATATcatcccttattcgagccctctaggccttaaaaacactttagaattgattcgggactaaatcggaaacatttagaattttatggaaaaagatagaaaatttcacacTATAGGGGTCACGCAGCTGTGtggactcacacggctgagacacacgcccgtgtctcaggtcgtacggacattcgaagtagggacacatggccatgtcccagcccgtgtccgtgcccgtgtaactctttgacttgggtcacacggccaagccacacgcctgtgtgctaggctgtgtaactctagaaatggcctcacacgcccgtgtgttaggTCGTGTAACTGCTTGACTTTTAACCCTTtgaaacctataggggacacacgaccatgtagcATGGCATTGcatcacacacggctgagacacacgcccgtgtcttaggccgtgtggataagaaataggccaatttcaagctatttctttcacccaattcaagctcacacctacaagccatttgcacaaataatcaagcttcaaaacatacctaaaacatcAAAAGCTACCAATATATCCGtgggatagtgtgataggtcttcgacgagcttccaaactaAATGAGCTTccaattatctataaaacatgggaaagaaaactatgtaagcatataatgcttagtaagtttgtataatataaaacataacttaccatttcattacataacattaaaatttaacatgatATAATCTAACCattagcttggcacaagcctaagcacaaacacaaacacatgttagcatactcgAAAATAATTCATATGAAGTTTAACATGGATAAAcattatacttgagcatgattcaattggatttatcatccatcataACATAACATGTTTTTTTATGTATCTCACGATTTCAATGTACTTCATAAAtacatgtcttggttcatattgaacacttaccatttcctttcaaattcatgtccgttgaaccgtttagaatatTATCAAATACGCGAGATAGCTCACACGAaatgtgctaaacatataatcataatctttcctttcttttacatcattgctcacactagttgtgaaatgggcctaTTTGTAACATCCTGAAATAGGCCTAAACGGAATAGTGGTTGcgaaaccacaaatctgaaatagaaaagtttattgtgattaatttttatgatctatcgattgattggatgcatgtgttagaagatcgataagaaatttcagcgattgcatgtctgaattgcatat from Gossypium raimondii isolate GPD5lz chromosome 1, ASM2569854v1, whole genome shotgun sequence harbors:
- the LOC105785498 gene encoding uncharacterized protein LOC105785498; amino-acid sequence: MPPREEIPTKGLEGAPSNDIGWHFGTPVPNARGSIVCKLCGKVVKGGITRLKEHIAHKTGNVAPRPNVTGVIREKEDEHEGLVDEVSAISQATRESIQSQHEWHRREEFRRSTGGWDNIYEEGRSSHGLAREHNRERTSKSIPGESEFTLRGAIPELVRSKSSKQPKVNDSFLKSFRRKIGEAVSKFIIYERLPFQLASSPCLYNLIQVATEVGQGVKLPTPYEVSDVYLESEYQRVHDWVNVLKTHWKELCATLMCDGWTNSLNQMHIINFLVYCSKGTIFWKSVDVSSVRSRDAEFCYCLLDSVVEEIGENYIV
- the LOC105785497 gene encoding uncharacterized protein LOC105785497, encoding MGFIYEAVDRAKRAIQQNCRYFTEYEKIIDNRWNFMHFDLHSAGYFLNPQFQFGVEHSENVLIETLEGTRSVIERLEPSMDTQVRMVNQLLLFRDKHETLGTSQAQRAWKQMNPVEWWMIYGTCVPELQKLAIKVLSQTTSASNCERNWSTFSYIHTKARNRLKYKKLEKLVFTYYNMRLKMRHQQKMSTGDINASFNPISLDYIFEGVDPLSEWLHEKENPLLDGENAGVLPLDTSDDEMDVDQSQQQILSHSSSSSTPSQSGDGPDGGGLSPIDEDDGYSGDRGEIRSSSQYGGEYGGGTTGGHFRDKSEFDGNMFPEPRRDRSEPRAPSKGKGKKHTSIGSSSGRRSSSSNLGYSDSSTSTQGFYPPEQPSHGYPQPYGYYPPFPNYGVPYQPQMHPPPPMYHPPPPFMYPPPQIYPPYQLNENQGENVTFFGYIFGQRARESSQERSQSEGEGFDLPRHSTNW